One Xiphophorus maculatus strain JP 163 A chromosome 9, X_maculatus-5.0-male, whole genome shotgun sequence DNA segment encodes these proteins:
- the LOC102236585 gene encoding unconventional myosin-If-like — translation MAKYHWQSQNVKQSGVDDMVLLSKITEDAIVENLKKRYMDDYIFTYIGPVLISVNPFKQMPYFTDREIELYQGAAQYENPPHIYALADNMYRNMMIDGENQCVIISGESGAGKTVAAKYIMGYISKVSGGGSKVQHVKDIILQSNPLLEAFGNAKTVRNNNSSRFGKYFEIQFSRGGEPDGGKISNFLLEKSRVVSQNESERNFHIYYQLIEGANAQQKEGLGLMTPDYYYYLNQSGTYKVDGTNDSKDFSETMEAMQVIGIPSDIQTQVLQITAGILHLGNISFIEAGNQSEVESTDLLAFPAYLLGIDPTRLQDKLTSRKMDSKWGGKSESINVTLNQEQATYTRDALAKALYARLFDYLVEAINKAIQKPYEEFSIGVLDIYGFEIFQKNGFEQFCINFVNEKLQQIFIELTLKAEQEEYVQEGIKWTPIEYFNNKIVCDLIENKLSPPGIMSVLDDVCATMHAKGEGADGTLLQKLQAAVGTHEHFNSWNSGFVIHHYAGKVSYDINGFCERNRDVLFPDLIELMQSSEFNFIRSLFPENLNTEKKGRPTTASSKIKRQANELVSTLMKCTPHYIRCIKPNETKRPKDWEESRAKHQVEYLGLRENIRVRRAGFAYRRLFSKFLHRYAILTAETWPCWRGPEQQGVLHLLRSVNMDTDQYQMGRTKVFVKNPESLFLLEEMRERKFDTFARTIQKAWRRYNARKKYEQMREEASDILYNSKERRKNSINRNFVGDYLGLEQRPELRQFLAKRERVDFADSVTKFDRRFKSIKRDLILTPKGIYLIGLEKVKKGPEKGQIKEVLKRKMEFANIIGVSLSSRQDDFFILHEAQYDSLLESNFKTEFLSLLSKRYEEVTQRKLTISFSDRLEFKVKKEGWGGGTSRVVVFQRGQGDLAQLKQGGKTLTISVGDGLPKSSKPTRKSGLDVRGGGRNHVPNRAHANGGAKFSRAHPNQQADITYSSPHKQPRLPNTPLPNAPFPNAPLPNAPLPKLDTQRSRRAPNQHNQGNLDFLNVPDQGMSGKQRKRSISHRPPPAPKPQPRPQGPRCRALYQYIGQDTDEISFEANDVFDLVKEDPSGWWTGRIQGREGLFPGNYVDKI, via the exons ATG gcGAAGTACCACTGGCAGAGTCAGAATGTGAAGCAGAGCGGCGTGGACGACATGGTCCTGCTGTCCAAGATCACAGAGGACGCCATCGTGGAAAACCTCAAGAAGAGATACATGGACGATTACATTTTT ACGTACATCGGTCCTGTGTTGATTTCGGTGAACCCGTTTAAACAGATGCCCTACTTCACTGACAGAGAGATTGAACTCTACCAAGGCGCC gCCCAGTATGAAAACCCGCCACACATCTACGCCTTGGCAGATAACATgtacagaaacatgatgatCGACGGCGAGAATCAGTGCGTTATCATCAG CGGGGAGAGCGGAGCTGGAAAGACGGTGGCTGCCAAATACATCATGGGTTACATTTCCAAAGTGTCTGGAGGTGGATCCAAAGTGCAG CACGTAAAAGACATCATTCTACAGTCCAATCCTCTGCTGGAGGCGTTTGGAAACGCCAAGACGGTCCGAAACAACAACTCCAGTCGTTTT GGAAAATACTTTGAGATTCAGTTCAGCAGAGGTGGGGAACCAGATGGTGGCAAAATTTCTAACTTCCTGCTGGAGAAGTCGAGGGTGGTGAGCCAGAATGAGAGTGAGAGGAACTTCCACATTTACTACCAG TTGATAGAGGGCGCCAACGCACAGCAGAAAGAAGGCCTGGGCCTCATGACTCCAGACTACTACTACTACCTCAACCAGTCTGGGACCTACAAGGTTGACGGGACCAACGACAGCAAAGACTTCTCTGAGACGATG GAAGCCATGCAGGTTATCGGGATCCCCAGTGACATCCAGACTCAGGTGCTGCAGATCACAGCAGGTATCCTCCATCTAGGCAACATCAGCTTCATCGAGGCCGGAAACCAGAGCGAGGTGGAAAGCACAGACT TGCTTGCCTTTCCTGCCTACCTGCTGGGAATCGACCCCACCAGGCTGCAGGACAAGTTGACGAGTCGAAAGATGGACTCCAAGTGGGGCGGGAAGTCTGAATCCATCAACGTAACACTCAACCAGGAGCAGGCGACCTACACGCGTGACGCCTTAGCCAAAGCCCTTTACGCACGTCTCTTTGACTACCTTGTAGAG GCCATAAATAAAGCCATCCAGAAACCTTATGAAGAGTTCAGCATCGGTGTGCTCGACATTTATGGCTTTGAGATTTTTCAG AAAAATGGGTTTGAGCAGTTTTGTATAAACTTTGTGaatgagaagctgcagcagatcTTTATTGAACTCACTTTAAAGGCTGAGCAG GAAGAATATGTTCAGGAAGGCATTAAATGGACCCCCATCGAATATTTTAACAACAAGATTGTGTGTGACCTCATTGAAAATAAACtg AGCCCTCCTGGCATCATGAGCGTCCTGGACGACGTCTGCGCCACGATGCACGCCAAAGGCGAGGGCGCAGACGGCACGCtgctgcagaagctgcaggCCGCTGTGGGAACCCACGAACATTTCAACAGCTGGAACTCTGGATTTGTTATCCATCATTACGCTGGGAAG GTGTCGTATGATATCAACGGATTCTGTGAGAGAAATCGAGATGTCCTCTTCCCTGACCTCATTGAGCTCATGCAAAGCAGTGAATT TAACTTCATCCGCAGCTTGTTCCCTGAAAACCTCAACACGGAAAAGAAAGGCAGGCCGACCACAGCCAGCTCAAAAATCAAA AGACAAGCTAATGAGCTAGTGAGCACTCTGAtgaaatgcacaccacactatATCCGCTGTATTAAACCAAATGAGACGAAAAGGCCGAAAGACTGGGAGGAGAGCAG GGCTAAGCATCAGGTGGAATACCTCGGACTGAGGGAAAACATTCGTGTGAGAAGAGCTGGATTTGCTTATCGCCGACTCTTCTCTAAATTTCTGCATAG GTATGCCATCCTTACTGCTGAAACATGGCCGTGTTGGAGGGGACCAGAGCAGCAGGGggtcctccacctcctccgGTCCGTCAACATGGACACCGACCAGTATCAGATGGGACGTACAAAAGTCTTTGTCAAGAATCCAGAATCG ctgTTTCTTCTTGAGGAGATGAGAGAAAGGAAGTTTGACACCTTCGCCAGAACCATTCAGAAGGCCTGGAGACGGTACAACGCCAGGAAGAAGTACGAACAGATGAGAGAAGAGG CCTCAGACATCCTGTACAACTCGAAGGAGCGAAGGAAAAACAGCATCAACAGGAACTTTGTTGGCGACTACCTCGGCCTGGAGCAAAGACCCGAGCTGCGGCAGTTCCTGGCGAAGAGGGAGCGCGTCGACTTTGCTGATTCGGTCACAAAGTTCGACCGCAGGTTCAAG TCTATCAAGAGAGACTTGATCTTGACCCCTAAAGGGATCTATCTGATTGGTCTAGAGAAGGTGAAGAAAGGGCCTGAAAAAGGGCAGATTAAGGAGGTGTTAAAACGTAAAATGGAGTTTGCAAACATCATCGGCGTCTCCCTCAG tTCCAGACAAGATGATTTCTTCATTCTGCACGAGGCCCAGTATGACAGTCTGCTGGAGTCCAACTTTAAGACGGAGTTTCTCAGTTTGCTTTCTAAACGCTACGAGGAAGTAACTCAGAGGAAGCTGACCATCTCCTTTTCTGACAG acTGGAGTTCAAAGTGAAGAAGGAGGGCTGGGGCGGAGGAACCTCCAGGGTTGTAGTTTTTCAAAGGGGTCAAGGAGATTTGGCTCAGCTCAAACAGGGAGGGAAGACTCTCACCATTTCTGTAGGAGACGGTCTCCCCAAGTCCTCCA AGCCAACCAGGAAGTCTGGTCTAGACGTTCGAGGAGGAGGGAGAAACCACGTACCTAACAGAG CACATGCCAATGGCGGAGCCAAGTTTTCTAGAGCCCACCCCAACCAGCAAGCAGATATCACATATTCCTCCCCACACAAACAACCGCGGCTTCCCAACACGCCGCTTCCCAACGCGCCGTTTCCCAACGCGCCGCTTCCCAACGCGCCGCTTCCCAAACTGGACACCCAACGGAGCCGCCGGGCCCCGAACCAGCACAACCAGGGGAACCTGGACTTCCTCAACGTGCCTGACCAAGGCATGTCAGG GAAGCAGAGGAAAAGGAGCATCAGCCATCGACCGCCTCCTGCCCCGAAGCCTCAGCCGCGACCTCAGGGTCCGCGCTGCCGGGCCTTGTATCAGTACATCGGACAGGACACGGACGAGATCAGCTTTGAGGCTAACGACGTGTTTGACCTCGTCAAAGAGG ATCCATCAGGGTGGTGGACCGGCAGGATTCAAGGAAGGGAAGGTCTCTTCCCCGGTAACTATGTGGATAAGATTTGA